A genomic window from Alkalihalobacillus sp. AL-G includes:
- a CDS encoding LysE family transporter, translating into MSVFFSYIFLGLSLAAPLGPINAAQIDQGIKNGFFHSWVIGLGSIVAELFFIMAVFFGVVHFLEIPFMKSFLWLFGTFVLIYTGVESIVSSQKIEVNDSRETSSLKRTFTTGFLISITNPLSILFWLGIYGSVLANTITRYDQIHLVLYGGAILIGLMLWDITMACVSSGFRKILTVRMLKGISVLSGLCMFGFAFYFAFQALKLLFHL; encoded by the coding sequence TTGAGTGTATTCTTTAGTTATATTTTCCTGGGATTATCTCTTGCTGCGCCCCTTGGTCCGATCAATGCTGCTCAAATTGATCAAGGGATTAAAAATGGCTTTTTTCATTCATGGGTAATCGGTCTAGGTTCCATTGTTGCAGAATTATTTTTTATCATGGCCGTCTTTTTTGGGGTCGTTCATTTTTTAGAGATTCCATTCATGAAATCCTTTTTATGGCTGTTCGGAACTTTCGTATTGATATATACAGGCGTTGAGAGTATTGTTAGTTCGCAAAAGATAGAAGTTAATGACAGCAGAGAGACAAGCTCGTTAAAAAGAACATTCACAACAGGATTTTTAATATCGATAACGAATCCCCTATCTATTTTGTTTTGGCTTGGTATCTATGGTTCGGTATTAGCGAATACGATTACTCGATATGATCAAATTCATTTAGTGTTGTATGGCGGAGCAATTTTAATCGGATTGATGCTATGGGATATTACGATGGCTTGTGTTTCAAGTGGTTTTAGAAAAATCCTTACGGTGCGAATGTTAAAAGGCATTTCGGTTTTATCGGGGTTATGCATGTTTGGATTCGCTTTTTATTTTGCTTTTCAGGCACTTAAATTACTATTTCATTTATAA
- a CDS encoding type Z 30S ribosomal protein S14 — translation MAKKSLVVKGHKPQKYQVREYTRCEQCGRPHSVLRKFKLCRICLREFAYRGQIPGLKKASW, via the coding sequence ATGGCCAAAAAGTCTTTAGTTGTAAAAGGACATAAGCCTCAGAAGTATCAGGTACGTGAATATACCCGATGCGAGCAATGTGGCAGACCACACAGTGTGTTGAGAAAATTCAAGCTATGTCGAATCTGCCTTCGTGAATTTGCTTATAGAGGACAAATACCCGGACTTAAGAAAGCTAGTTGGTAA
- a CDS encoding SRPBCC domain-containing protein: MSAETYVNARVTRRFNASPEQVFDAWLEPEKVIEWMFPKGEIVRVEINQCVGGHFSFVDKRNGEEVDHTGEYLEIKQPNRLVFTWGIPAESPDFDQVSINIAPVENGSVLTLIHELHPDWAGYKSESENAWTIMLEAMDKTLS, encoded by the coding sequence ATGTCTGCAGAAACCTATGTAAATGCACGTGTCACTCGACGTTTTAATGCCTCACCAGAACAAGTTTTCGACGCATGGCTCGAGCCTGAAAAAGTGATCGAATGGATGTTTCCTAAAGGTGAGATAGTTCGGGTCGAAATCAATCAGTGTGTCGGTGGCCATTTTTCTTTTGTTGATAAAAGGAATGGCGAGGAAGTTGACCATACTGGGGAATATCTTGAAATTAAGCAGCCGAACCGTCTTGTATTCACTTGGGGAATCCCGGCAGAATCTCCAGATTTCGATCAGGTCTCCATTAATATCGCTCCTGTAGAAAACGGATCTGTTCTAACTTTAATTCACGAATTACATCCAGACTGGGCAGGTTACAAAAGTGAGTCAGAAAACGCCTGGACAATCATGCTTGAAGCTATGGATAAAACCCTTTCGTAA
- a CDS encoding sigma-70 family RNA polymerase sigma factor, whose product MEDTIHFVNNESLEEIIEQLIDEYGDAIKRLIYTYIKDWSITEDVTQEVFITCYNKYHLFRGESNIKTWVYQIAVNKAKDTLRLRSYRQFNIVERLRDNLHNGEPSIEDQVIEEDEKLDFSNKVLSLPVKYREAIILFYYEDLTIREINELTGINQQTIKSRLRRGKSLLRKEIEGK is encoded by the coding sequence TTGGAAGACACCATACATTTTGTCAATAATGAATCACTCGAAGAAATTATTGAACAACTCATTGATGAATACGGTGATGCAATCAAGAGACTGATATATACATATATCAAGGACTGGAGTATAACTGAGGACGTAACACAAGAGGTATTCATTACATGTTACAACAAATATCATCTTTTTCGTGGAGAATCAAATATAAAAACATGGGTGTATCAAATTGCAGTCAATAAAGCAAAAGATACGTTAAGGCTTAGATCTTATAGACAGTTCAATATCGTTGAGCGCCTTAGGGATAATCTGCATAATGGTGAACCTTCCATAGAAGATCAAGTGATTGAGGAAGATGAAAAGCTTGATTTTTCGAATAAGGTACTATCACTTCCAGTAAAATACCGGGAAGCCATCATCCTTTTTTATTATGAAGACCTAACAATAAGGGAAATAAATGAACTTACGGGAATCAACCAACAAACCATTAAGAGTAGACTTAGAAGAGGAAAATCATTACTCCGAAAGGAAATTGAAGGGAAGTGA
- a CDS encoding aspartate/glutamate racemase family protein, whose translation MKTIGLIGGMSWESSLEYYRVINEEVKKRLGGLHSAKCILYSVDFDEIERYQSEGNWNEGGKVLGNVALSLEKGGADFIVICTNTMHKVVQDIQDHINIPVLHIADATAIKIKQQGSTTVGLLGTKYTMEQDFYKSRIESNDIEVQVPNASERETINKIIFDELCLGKINPSSRDYFKRVIECLIENGAEGIILGCTEIGLLIKQEHSDVPLFDTTLIHAIEAVNYALEEKLT comes from the coding sequence ATGAAAACGATCGGTCTTATAGGAGGAATGAGTTGGGAATCGTCTCTTGAATACTATCGAGTCATTAATGAAGAGGTGAAAAAACGTCTAGGAGGATTACATTCGGCGAAGTGCATTTTATATAGTGTTGATTTTGACGAGATTGAGCGTTATCAGTCAGAAGGCAACTGGAACGAAGGTGGGAAAGTATTGGGGAATGTTGCACTCTCGTTAGAAAAAGGGGGTGCGGATTTTATTGTCATTTGCACGAATACGATGCATAAGGTTGTTCAGGATATCCAAGATCACATCAACATTCCGGTTCTACACATTGCAGACGCAACAGCGATTAAAATTAAGCAACAGGGTAGCACTACAGTAGGTCTGCTCGGTACCAAGTATACGATGGAGCAAGATTTTTATAAATCACGAATCGAGTCCAACGATATAGAGGTTCAAGTGCCCAATGCCAGCGAAAGAGAAACCATTAATAAAATAATCTTTGACGAATTATGCTTGGGCAAAATCAATCCGTCATCGAGAGACTATTTTAAAAGAGTGATTGAATGCTTAATCGAGAATGGGGCAGAAGGAATAATACTAGGTTGTACAGAAATTGGATTGTTGATTAAACAAGAACACTCGGACGTCCCACTATTTGATACAACTCTAATTCACGCAATAGAAGCCGTTAACTACGCATTGGAGGAGAAATTAACATGA
- a CDS encoding reverse transcriptase-like protein, which yields MNVRIEFTYKTPKGTVTTFSSGEMSAGDGILIAEDLERTGRTKSLTFVDSLENTWNMKELKKFLKGIETEPHNVTVYFDGGFDLESKKSGLGCAIYYDQSGKSFRLRKNAFIEELDTNNEAEYAALHLGLQELELLGVHHLPVKFIGDSQVVINQLKGEWPCFEEELSKWAERIESKLKQLGITPDYELVSRKRNKEADQLASQALKEIEITSASETSPEQ from the coding sequence ATGAATGTCAGAATCGAATTTACATATAAAACGCCAAAAGGAACAGTAACAACATTCAGTTCTGGGGAAATGAGTGCGGGGGACGGTATATTAATAGCTGAGGACTTAGAAAGAACAGGGCGTACAAAAAGTTTAACGTTCGTCGACAGCCTTGAAAATACATGGAACATGAAAGAATTAAAGAAATTTTTAAAGGGAATCGAAACCGAGCCACACAACGTCACTGTTTATTTTGATGGCGGTTTTGATCTTGAATCAAAAAAATCAGGTTTAGGCTGTGCAATCTATTATGATCAAAGCGGGAAATCATTTCGACTTCGAAAAAACGCTTTTATCGAAGAACTGGATACTAATAACGAGGCAGAATACGCTGCGCTTCATCTCGGATTACAAGAATTAGAGCTTTTAGGAGTCCATCATTTGCCTGTAAAATTTATTGGTGATTCCCAGGTTGTGATCAATCAGTTAAAGGGTGAATGGCCGTGTTTTGAAGAGGAATTATCAAAATGGGCTGAACGAATTGAAAGTAAACTCAAGCAGTTAGGTATTACTCCAGATTATGAACTCGTTTCACGAAAAAGAAATAAGGAAGCGGACCAATTGGCATCCCAAGCTTTAAAAGAAATTGAAATAACAAGTGCAAGTGAAACCAGCCCGGAACAATGA
- a CDS encoding GNAT family N-acetyltransferase, with protein sequence MNLKYKIIPDDKIECCRDICNELMTFQKSKAYITPELFDSMSFDTRMVPSVKSALYNYIVIVKDDDKIVGYVYTNISPKETYSNEFATFFDLSSISRNNVGCLSQFYIKEEYRQYGVGSTLFKMSMKWLKKFDDVEDYFIFVSNGNDNALEFYKRKGFSVNHDILDGFITVLRNNKPN encoded by the coding sequence ATGAATTTAAAATATAAAATTATACCCGATGATAAAATTGAATGCTGTAGGGATATATGCAATGAACTTATGACCTTTCAAAAGTCAAAAGCATACATAACACCGGAATTATTCGACAGTATGAGTTTTGACACACGGATGGTTCCTTCAGTAAAAAGTGCACTATACAATTATATTGTGATAGTTAAAGATGATGATAAAATAGTAGGTTATGTATATACAAATATCTCTCCCAAAGAAACGTATTCGAATGAATTTGCCACTTTTTTTGACCTTTCTTCTATTAGTAGAAATAATGTAGGTTGCTTATCTCAATTTTATATTAAAGAAGAATACAGACAATATGGAGTTGGGTCTACACTTTTCAAGATGTCTATGAAGTGGTTGAAGAAATTTGATGATGTTGAAGATTATTTTATCTTTGTCTCGAACGGTAATGATAACGCCTTGGAATTCTATAAACGTAAAGGATTTTCTGTTAATCATGATATATTGGATGGGTTTATAACCGTTTTACGAAACAATAAGCCAAATTAA
- a CDS encoding ABC transporter permease codes for MRWITGMWAEMVKSHQHNFHSKMIYFSLLIWPVLLFLTSYYSLKPFNLEATSPIAEFVDPDSIMLFLLTGFLGYIFFWSLVQSAWQTSYERQTGTLELIFLTPVSRLAFVYGRSAGNLFEAAWLFTVFSVLLLVALGGPQSIIWSALPIAFLILIISAVVWGGFLNVVFLFSRDASILFTILEEPMQFFAGVRLPVAAFPIWGKVIAVVFPLTFVLDIFRGLVIKGQHLSQLSTSLFILAGILIGLIFLTTLLMKLAEKHAKQSGNMVLF; via the coding sequence ATGAGATGGATAACAGGAATGTGGGCAGAAATGGTCAAAAGCCATCAACACAATTTTCACAGTAAAATGATCTATTTTTCATTGTTGATCTGGCCGGTACTGCTATTTCTGACTTCCTACTATTCATTGAAACCATTTAACTTGGAAGCTACTTCGCCAATAGCCGAATTTGTTGATCCAGACTCGATCATGTTATTTCTGTTGACGGGATTTCTCGGTTATATCTTTTTCTGGAGTCTGGTGCAGTCCGCTTGGCAAACGTCCTATGAACGTCAGACAGGAACACTCGAACTGATTTTCCTGACTCCTGTCTCAAGGCTTGCATTCGTGTATGGAAGATCTGCTGGAAATTTATTCGAAGCGGCTTGGCTGTTCACCGTCTTTTCAGTTCTTTTATTAGTAGCGCTTGGAGGTCCACAAAGCATTATCTGGTCAGCACTTCCAATCGCATTTCTGATTCTAATCATTTCCGCGGTCGTATGGGGTGGATTCCTCAATGTCGTGTTTTTATTCTCAAGAGATGCATCCATCCTGTTCACGATTTTAGAGGAGCCGATGCAATTCTTCGCCGGTGTCCGATTACCTGTAGCAGCCTTTCCAATCTGGGGGAAAGTGATCGCTGTCGTGTTCCCGCTCACCTTCGTACTCGATATTTTTCGTGGATTAGTAATTAAAGGGCAACATCTTAGCCAACTCTCCACTTCACTTTTCATATTGGCAGGGATTTTGATTGGACTCATTTTTCTCACAACCTTGCTCATGAAATTAGCAGAAAAACACGCAAAACAATCAGGAAATATGGTGTTGTTCTAG
- a CDS encoding ABC transporter ATP-binding protein: MLEAKGITKTYTVKQKAGLLRSKKQPVHAVKGIDLTIHPGEIVGLLGLNGAGKTTTIKMLSTLLTPSSGTISIDGYDVVQNAKYLKQKVNMIAGGERMLYFRLTGKENLDYFGRLYGLKGKQLASRVNILLNQVELENAKDMPVERYSKGMKQRLQIARGLLNEPKYLFLDEPTLGLDAPIARQLRSTVRNLAKQEHKGILLTSHYLEEVEELCDRVYIIDKGEVIMHDSPARIVGQIVTDYRVVVSTTILPDEMQQRMFYTASNKQVQLAFELTEEGSRCEAVASFDPTQVVIDLFITNNLPILKMEMKLPKLEDAILQLAKERSA; this comes from the coding sequence ATGTTAGAGGCAAAAGGCATTACGAAAACCTATACAGTTAAGCAAAAAGCAGGTCTATTACGCTCAAAAAAACAACCCGTCCATGCCGTAAAAGGCATTGATTTAACTATACATCCTGGGGAAATCGTCGGGTTACTCGGACTTAATGGGGCAGGTAAAACAACGACAATCAAAATGCTTTCGACATTACTCACACCAAGCTCGGGAACGATTTCAATTGATGGATATGACGTTGTACAAAATGCGAAATATCTCAAACAAAAGGTGAACATGATCGCAGGCGGCGAAAGGATGCTCTACTTCCGCCTGACCGGAAAAGAAAATCTAGATTATTTCGGACGGTTGTATGGGTTGAAAGGGAAGCAACTCGCGAGTCGTGTGAACATCTTACTCAACCAAGTCGAATTAGAGAACGCTAAAGACATGCCCGTCGAACGGTATTCAAAAGGAATGAAACAACGGCTTCAAATCGCTCGTGGTCTGTTGAATGAACCGAAGTACTTGTTTCTCGATGAACCGACCTTAGGCTTGGATGCACCGATCGCCCGCCAGCTCCGTTCAACAGTTAGAAACCTTGCTAAACAGGAGCATAAAGGAATTTTACTGACGAGCCATTACCTTGAAGAAGTCGAGGAATTGTGTGACCGTGTCTATATTATCGATAAAGGAGAAGTCATTATGCATGACAGCCCGGCACGGATCGTCGGGCAAATCGTCACCGACTATCGAGTTGTTGTGTCTACCACGATTTTACCGGATGAGATGCAACAGAGAATGTTTTACACCGCTTCAAACAAACAGGTTCAACTAGCCTTCGAGTTAACGGAAGAAGGCTCCCGGTGCGAGGCGGTAGCGAGCTTCGATCCGACCCAAGTCGTCATCGATCTATTCATCACGAACAACCTGCCTATTTTAAAAATGGAAATGAAGCTGCCTAAACTGGAGGATGCGATACTTCAACTCGCGAAGGAGCGATCCGCATGA
- a CDS encoding ABC transporter permease, translating into MWLTFRATFIRNFITMKRAYPWSFFVGHILTGVYLTLFAFLTYHYVFDQSMDGQFQSYAETGDYLSYVISGALLYTFSVSLLMIVSRALITELREGTLEALLLTPSSRKGYFLGYLSQGFMRMGIEFIAMLLLGALFGLTFSNVNLLATGTVLAVFITCLFSQALVLGGFMLQFRDTYLTQNTLFILMGLVCSITFPIEYLPQSVQWIGLIMPLTHGIDAFRDVFVEGAGIIAVRESIYWLIGLTIIYFPVGSLFLQRMERTVLEKHFG; encoded by the coding sequence ATGTGGTTAACGTTCCGAGCAACTTTCATCCGTAATTTCATCACAATGAAACGCGCCTATCCGTGGTCCTTTTTCGTCGGTCATATCCTGACAGGTGTTTATCTTACTTTGTTTGCATTTCTTACCTATCATTATGTATTTGATCAGTCGATGGATGGTCAATTCCAATCATATGCTGAAACAGGAGATTACTTGTCGTACGTCATATCTGGCGCATTGCTTTATACGTTTTCAGTTTCACTTCTCATGATCGTAAGCCGCGCTCTGATAACGGAATTAAGAGAGGGAACGCTTGAAGCGCTTCTCCTGACACCATCTTCACGCAAAGGTTATTTTCTCGGGTATTTAAGCCAAGGCTTCATGCGGATGGGTATTGAATTTATTGCGATGCTTTTATTAGGAGCCCTGTTCGGCTTGACGTTTTCCAATGTAAACTTACTTGCAACTGGCACCGTCCTGGCTGTATTCATCACCTGCCTATTCAGTCAAGCGTTGGTATTAGGAGGCTTCATGCTCCAGTTCCGAGATACGTATCTGACACAAAATACCCTGTTCATTTTGATGGGGCTTGTCTGCAGCATTACGTTTCCGATTGAATATTTACCACAATCAGTCCAGTGGATCGGACTCATCATGCCTTTGACACATGGAATCGATGCATTCCGCGATGTATTTGTGGAAGGTGCTGGGATAATCGCTGTCAGAGAAAGTATTTATTGGCTCATTGGACTGACGATCATCTACTTTCCAGTAGGCTCACTATTTTTACAACGGATGGAACGAACTGTACTCGAAAAACATTTCGGATAA
- a CDS encoding helix-turn-helix transcriptional regulator translates to MNTDWFISHVHMVYSPFREMVASLHVLTNPSHHLARKQWAEQTKEQFSKKLTEDFEFFAQITNQWFNFLDLDDYLQIREKQVEEAIERLVQLDDYAFLRFLLGDRYKIVPEKRTKFEQYAFDRTPMIKRKLTDFLYDYHMKFFARELFRVEPWLIKAVHELKKQYTENPVEALDSLHPRFQITDKALAFYKADTYRFQIDQLESLTLYPSTFVAPHLLVGLEVPHLIVYMHVQLPSEERPIDDVPSDLIEILKALADPNRLRLARKLLYHSYCTQQLGDEFGLAKATISKHLKILENANVITSVRQGHYVFYQTDVTRLSMLRVDLDQFFDQPLLQKEES, encoded by the coding sequence TTGAATACAGATTGGTTTATTTCACATGTGCACATGGTTTATTCCCCATTTCGCGAAATGGTGGCGAGCTTACATGTTCTTACGAATCCAAGTCATCATTTAGCGAGAAAACAGTGGGCAGAGCAAACAAAAGAGCAGTTTTCAAAAAAATTGACGGAGGATTTCGAGTTTTTCGCTCAGATTACGAATCAGTGGTTCAACTTCTTGGACCTTGACGACTATTTACAAATCCGTGAAAAACAAGTGGAGGAAGCGATTGAACGGCTAGTACAGTTAGATGATTACGCCTTTCTCCGTTTTCTGCTTGGAGACCGTTACAAGATCGTCCCAGAAAAACGGACGAAATTCGAACAATATGCATTTGACCGAACACCAATGATCAAACGGAAGCTTACTGATTTTTTGTATGACTATCACATGAAATTTTTTGCGAGGGAATTGTTTCGAGTTGAACCTTGGCTAATTAAAGCTGTCCATGAGCTTAAAAAACAATATACAGAAAATCCAGTCGAGGCGCTCGACTCGTTGCACCCACGTTTTCAGATAACGGACAAAGCGCTAGCCTTTTATAAAGCAGACACATATCGTTTTCAAATCGATCAGCTGGAATCCCTGACCCTCTATCCGTCAACGTTCGTAGCACCACATTTACTGGTTGGGCTCGAGGTTCCGCATTTGATCGTATACATGCATGTTCAACTTCCAAGCGAAGAACGTCCGATCGATGATGTTCCAAGTGATTTAATCGAAATTTTAAAAGCCCTGGCTGATCCGAATCGATTACGATTAGCACGCAAGCTTTTGTATCACAGCTATTGTACACAGCAGCTCGGTGACGAATTCGGTCTGGCAAAAGCGACCATCTCAAAGCATTTGAAAATTCTCGAAAATGCAAATGTGATCACAAGTGTACGCCAAGGTCATTACGTTTTTTATCAAACAGATGTAACTCGGCTGAGCATGCTTCGGGTGGATCTCGATCAGTTTTTCGATCAGCCATTGCTTCAAAAGGAGGAATCTTAA
- a CDS encoding AAA family ATPase, translating into MIIMINGAFGVGKTSVANELVNAIGNSMLYDPEEVGYMLRNIVTEDVMLPGERTGDFQDIELWKILTVNVAQLLKKRYGKNLIVPMTIYDKERFQYIYKGFKQLDKQTFHFCLNAEEETIYERLEKRGEKEGNWCFQQTKKCVEAFKSKCFQELIKTDKLSVKEVSSQIVDHVKSRSSYKSYGGIENDGSEPLIPQKNRLSGK; encoded by the coding sequence ATGATTATCATGATTAACGGGGCATTCGGAGTTGGGAAAACGAGTGTTGCCAATGAACTCGTGAATGCGATCGGGAACAGCATGCTGTATGATCCAGAGGAAGTCGGTTACATGCTACGGAATATCGTCACCGAAGACGTCATGCTACCAGGAGAGAGAACTGGCGACTTCCAAGATATTGAACTTTGGAAAATACTAACTGTAAATGTAGCTCAACTTTTAAAAAAGAGATACGGAAAGAACCTGATCGTTCCTATGACCATCTACGACAAGGAGAGATTCCAGTACATATACAAAGGATTTAAACAACTGGACAAACAAACCTTTCATTTCTGTCTCAATGCCGAGGAGGAAACCATCTACGAGAGGCTTGAAAAACGTGGCGAGAAGGAAGGGAACTGGTGCTTCCAACAAACGAAAAAGTGTGTAGAAGCCTTCAAGAGTAAATGCTTTCAAGAATTGATCAAAACAGATAAACTGAGTGTCAAAGAAGTGAGTTCTCAAATTGTGGACCATGTCAAATCAAGATCTTCTTATAAATCCTATGGGGGTATCGAAAATGACGGATCTGAACCGCTTATTCCGCAAAAGAATCGGTTATCCGGAAAATGA
- a CDS encoding arylamine N-acetyltransferase, with the protein MTDLNRLFRKRIGYPENETITFEALKTVLEKAAVTIPFENLSIITKNTKEITRENLIEKLLVNNEGGLCYELNPLLYFFLVESGFDARLIRGEVFNNEKNAWSDLGRTHVAILLNHDGETYLIDSGFGGNLPLIPVPLTGEIVTSRNGEFRVKKEETDFGDFILEMKLKNKHSNWNIGYAFDSKHPVSHVCEFDEIQSILIHKEESPFNKRPLITQLTKNGNKTLTNTTFTKMVDGISTKEEIDSNGFNEYAKLHFGMEL; encoded by the coding sequence ATGACGGATCTGAACCGCTTATTCCGCAAAAGAATCGGTTATCCGGAAAATGAAACGATTACTTTTGAAGCTTTGAAAACCGTTCTTGAAAAGGCAGCAGTGACCATTCCTTTTGAAAATTTATCGATCATAACCAAGAACACAAAAGAAATTACGAGGGAAAACCTGATTGAGAAGCTATTGGTAAATAATGAAGGTGGCCTATGCTATGAACTAAATCCGCTTCTTTATTTTTTCCTTGTTGAAAGTGGCTTTGATGCAAGGTTGATTCGAGGAGAGGTTTTCAATAATGAAAAAAATGCGTGGTCGGACCTTGGCAGAACCCATGTTGCCATTCTTTTGAATCATGATGGGGAGACTTATTTGATCGATTCTGGCTTTGGGGGAAACTTGCCGTTAATACCCGTTCCTTTGACCGGAGAGATCGTCACCTCTCGAAATGGTGAGTTCCGAGTTAAGAAAGAAGAAACCGATTTTGGTGATTTTATCCTTGAAATGAAATTGAAGAATAAGCATTCAAATTGGAACATCGGATACGCCTTTGATTCGAAACATCCTGTATCTCATGTATGTGAATTCGATGAGATCCAATCGATCCTGATTCATAAGGAAGAATCTCCTTTTAACAAAAGACCTCTCATCACTCAGCTCACTAAAAACGGGAATAAGACGTTGACGAATACAACGTTTACAAAAATGGTGGATGGTATTTCTACGAAAGAAGAAATCGACAGCAATGGATTCAATGAATACGCAAAACTGCACTTCGGGATGGAACTGTAA
- a CDS encoding AraC family transcriptional regulator, whose translation MDEMQVRMTEKAINYMKENFEEDLTTEELARYVGYSPFHFTRVFKSVTGVTPRHFLSALRIEAGKHKIINSSSSGFEIHAERRFQKHGYIQHTIQKNSWTFTERLPR comes from the coding sequence ATGGATGAAATGCAAGTCAGAATGACTGAAAAAGCGATTAACTATATGAAAGAGAATTTTGAAGAAGATCTGACGACAGAGGAACTTGCACGGTATGTCGGTTATAGCCCGTTTCATTTTACCAGAGTCTTCAAAAGTGTTACAGGTGTAACGCCACGCCACTTTCTGTCCGCACTCAGAATCGAGGCTGGGAAACATAAGATCATCAACTCATCTTCATCCGGTTTTGAAATCCATGCTGAGCGTCGGTTTCAGAAGCATGGGTACATTCAGCACACGATTCAAAAAAACAGTTGGACTTTCACCGAAAGACTTCCGAGATAA
- a CDS encoding VOC family protein — protein sequence MLNKICVLTVKVHNMNEALDFYTNVLGFKVSKRYGEKIVSLVNTDYPIVLEEEEGRSSRSGQGVLFGLVSENLNEDIEFLKSKGAPVMFDEPRPCPPGLYTVIKDPSGNEIELLEFSSES from the coding sequence ATGTTAAATAAGATTTGTGTCCTGACAGTGAAAGTACATAACATGAATGAAGCTTTGGATTTTTATACGAACGTGTTAGGTTTCAAGGTGTCGAAGCGTTATGGTGAAAAAATCGTTAGCTTAGTAAACACAGATTATCCGATCGTACTGGAGGAAGAGGAGGGTCGTTCATCAAGATCAGGTCAAGGTGTCTTGTTTGGGCTTGTTTCTGAAAACTTGAATGAAGATATTGAGTTTCTAAAATCGAAGGGTGCTCCAGTCATGTTCGATGAACCGCGTCCATGCCCACCAGGTCTATATACGGTTATTAAGGACCCTTCTGGAAACGAAATCGAACTATTGGAATTCTCGAGTGAAAGCTAG
- a CDS encoding SRPBCC domain-containing protein, translating into MKNVPAINHKTLIRIDADKVYETLTTGAGWDAWFTDGTRVDIEDGVGEIRLVWKKWGPDSVTAEDGGTITKAEPNQCFEFQWSPGKELVTTVNFQLEEVEDGTVVTVTETGYDVENLSTCIMCATGWGEALTLLKFYLEHGISVNHREEEIKR; encoded by the coding sequence TTGAAAAACGTACCAGCAATCAATCATAAGACGTTGATACGTATAGATGCTGATAAAGTGTATGAAACCTTAACTACAGGAGCAGGGTGGGATGCTTGGTTTACGGATGGAACAAGAGTGGATATTGAAGACGGGGTAGGTGAAATCCGATTAGTATGGAAAAAATGGGGACCTGACAGCGTGACTGCTGAGGATGGTGGAACCATTACCAAAGCAGAACCTAATCAATGTTTTGAATTCCAATGGTCACCTGGAAAAGAGCTGGTTACGACCGTGAATTTCCAGCTTGAGGAAGTGGAGGATGGAACCGTTGTTACTGTAACTGAAACAGGCTATGATGTTGAAAATCTGTCTACGTGTATAATGTGTGCAACAGGCTGGGGTGAAGCTCTTACACTTCTGAAATTTTACCTGGAGCACGGAATTTCAGTGAACCATCGAGAGGAGGAGATAAAACGATGA
- a CDS encoding VOC family protein, which translates to MIYEMTFQVRVSDYEEGLHWYQTLLNREPDFVPHDGFAEWELIPGSWLQVAEGIPTEGNGPMRFGVNDIEGERERLKRELQVEHFEIASRDEVPVKWATFLDPWGNRIGFFEYKNEAEMNERIQMILK; encoded by the coding sequence ATGATTTACGAAATGACATTTCAAGTACGTGTTTCAGACTATGAGGAAGGTCTGCATTGGTATCAAACATTGCTTAACCGTGAACCGGATTTCGTTCCGCATGATGGATTTGCAGAATGGGAACTTATTCCTGGTAGTTGGCTTCAGGTAGCGGAAGGCATTCCAACAGAAGGGAATGGACCGATGCGTTTCGGGGTTAACGATATTGAGGGTGAACGGGAACGTTTGAAGCGGGAACTTCAGGTGGAACATTTTGAAATCGCTTCACGAGATGAGGTGCCAGTGAAATGGGCGACGTTTTTGGATCCATGGGGTAATCGAATCGGATTTTTCGAGTATAAAAATGAAGCCGAAATGAACGAGCGAATCCAGATGATCTTAAAGTAG